One genomic window of Struthio camelus isolate bStrCam1 chromosome 1, bStrCam1.hap1, whole genome shotgun sequence includes the following:
- the TSC22D1 gene encoding TSC22 domain family protein 1 isoform X2 → MAHPAMFPRRGSSSSSGSSCVTAPTAPGTGVGSAALAAEDYQPPLLVQPLPPSPAASSSAGPQPTPPPPQSLNLLSQSQLQPQPLAQTGAQMKKKSGFQITSVTPAQISASMSSNNSIAEDTESYDDLDESHTEDLSSSEILDVSLSRATDLGEPERSSSEETLNNFQEAETPGAVSPNQPHLPQQHPPLPHHPQQSVVINGNVHPHHVHHHHHLHHHHHGHHHPSHPGVGSTPLSGGPPPSPSFRKLSTTGSSDNVISTAPVSAASSTGSPASVMSNIRTTSTPGNLGVSPATGTSPLSNLGGGSSSVASSMLGTINLSNIPSTGNVNALSGTSSNVSVNILSGVGNGTSASSNVVNNVTNPAAGMAVGSSQQQPAAGTSRFRVVKLDSSSEPFKKGRWTCTEFYDKENTVAVTEGVAVNKAVETIKQNPLEVTSERESTSGSSVSSNVSTLSHYTESVGSGEMGAPTVVQQQAFQGVGPQQMDFSSAAPPAIPASSIPQSVSQSQLAQVQLHSQEVSYPQQKQGVPPPAQASLTTVTGVQPAPVNILGVSPSLGHQQPAIQSMAQQQLPYSQPTQPGQPLPVVQQQQLQYGQQQQQQTVPTQMTAGHVKPVNQNSVTGAMPDYIQHQQILQTPAPAMQPSSAGVGAGTPVPVAQAPSMQPSVQAHPAAAPAQPVAHAPASIPGVGTSGQMLGVGQQGGVATVVQPPSAANQIPPPVMPSAAAPPSSQVVQPVQTGIMQQGLQASASGLPQQMVIAQQNTLLPVQPQAQAVESVVQGMTSQQLPAVSPIPSASTVAAPSQASSAVPPGIPSASIGLGQPQSIAQASAVQNGSLAQSVSQPPLISTSIGMPVAQSMPQQMPLSSTQFPAQSVAPSIVSQIEDGRRPTEPSLVGLPQAAGGDSGVGASAVSDSSGSSMPSSASLFPLKVLPLTTHLVDGEDESSSGASVVAIDNKIEQAMDLVKSHLMYAVREEVEVLKEQIKELIEKNSQLEQENTLLKTLASPEQLAQFQAQLQTGSPPSSSQSQGTAQQPAQPASQGSGPSA, encoded by the coding sequence ATGGCGCACCCGGCAATGTTTCCTAGAAGgggcagcagcagtagcagcggcagcagctgcgTTACTGCTCCCACTGCGCCAGGTACCGGTGTTGGGAGCGCTGCCCTCGCCGCCGAGGATTATCAGCCGCCTTTGCTGGTCCAGCCGCtgcctccgtcccctgcagcaTCTTCATCGGCGGGTCCACAGCCGACACCCCCTCCTCCACAAAGCCTGAACCTCCTCTCGCAATCTcagctccagccgcagcctcTTGCACAGACTGGagctcaaatgaaaaagaaaagtggcTTCCAAATTACCAGTGTGACCCCTGCTCAAATATCAGCCAGTATGAGTTCTAATAACAGCATAGCTGAAGATACGGAAAGCTACGATGACCTGGATGAGTCCCACACTGAAGACCTGTCGTCTTCAGAAATCCTGGATGTTTCTTTATCCAGGGCCACTGACTTGGGAGAACCGGAGCGGAGCTCCTCTGAAGAGACTTTAAATAACTTCCAGGAGGCAGAGACTCCTGGGGCTGTTTCTCCAAACCAGCCTCATCTTCCTCAGCAGCACCCTCCTCTGCCACATCACCCACAGCAGAGCGTTGTGATCAATGGAAACGTTCACCCCCATCACGTTCACCATCACCACCATCTTCACCACCACCATCACGGACACCATCATCCATCGCATCCTGGGGTGGGCAGTACACCACTTTCTGGAGGACCACCACCTAGTCCATCATTTAGAAAACTCTCAACAACTGGAAGCTCTGACAATGTTATATCAACTGCACCAGTTTCTGCTGCATCATCCACTGGTTCCCCTGCATCTGTCATGTCTAATATCCGCACTACAAGTACTCCTGGCAATTTAGGTGTAAGTCCTGCTACCGGAACTAGTCCCTTAAGTAATTTGGGTGGTGGTAGTTCTAGTGTGGCAAGCAGCATGCTTGGTACTATAAATTTAAGTAACATCCCAAGTACTGGTAACGTAAATGCTTTGTCTGGAACTAGCAGCAATGTTAGTGTGAATATCTTGAGTGGTGTTGGCAATGGTACGAGTGCTTCCTCTAATGTCGTTAACAATGTTACTAATCCAGCTGCAGGAATGGCAGTGGGATCAAGCCAGCAGCAGCCCGCAGCTGGCACATCGAGGTTTAGAGTTGTAAAATTAGATTCTAGTTCTGAACCTTTCAAAAAAGGTAGATGGACATGCACTGAATTCTATGATAAAGAAAACACTGTTGCAGTTACAGAAGGAGTAGCAGTAAACAAAGCAGTAGAGACGATAAAACAAAACCCGCTTGAAGTGACTTCTGAAAGGGAGAGCACCAGTGGGAGTTCTGTTAGCAGCAATGTAAGCACACTGAGTCACTATACAGAAAGTGTGGGAAGTGGAGAAATGGGAGCACCTACTGTGGTACAGCAGCAAGCATTTCAAGGTGTGGGTCCGCAGCAGATGGATTTTAGCAGTGCTGCTCCTCCGGCAATTCCAGCATCTAGTATACCACAGAGTGTTTCTCAATCGCAGCTTGCACAAGTACAGCTGCATTCTCAAGAAGTCAGCTATCCACAGCAGAAGCAAGGGGTCCCACCTCCTGCACAGGCCAGTCTAACCACTGTTACTGGGGTTCAGCCAGCCCCAGTTAATATACTAGGTGTATCCCCGTCTCTGGGCCACCAACAACCTGCCATTCAAAGTATGGCTCAACAGCAGCTCCCGTATTCTCAGCCAACGCAGCCTGGGCAACCTTTGCCAGTTGTACAACAGCAGCAGTTGCAGTAtggacaacagcagcagcaacaaacagTTCCTACCCAGATGACCGCAGGTCACGTGAAACCAGTAAACCAAAACTCTGTTACGGGGGCTATGCCAGACTACATTCAGCATCAGCAGATCCTTCAGACTCCAGCGCCTGCCATGCAGCCCAGTTCTGCAGGAGTGGGAGCAGGCACACCGGTTCCTGTTGCTCAGGCACCGAGCATGCAGCCTTCCGTACAAGcacatcctgctgctgctccagctcagcCTGTTGCACATGCTCCGGCATCAATACCTGGCGTAGGTACCAGTGGCCAAATGCTCGGTGTTGGGCAGCAAGGAGGTGTAGCCACTGTGGTGCAACCACCATCTGCTGCAAACCAAATTCCACCCCCAGTTATGCcgtcagcagctgctcctccatctTCACAAGTAGTGCAGCCTGTGCAGACAGGCATAATGCAACAGGGATTACAGGCTAGTGCTTCAGGCCTTCCTCAGCAAATGGTCATTGCTCAACAAAACACTTTGTTACCTGTACAGCCACAGGCCCAAGCAGTGGAGTCTGTAGTCCAAGGAATGACCAGCCAGCAGCTGCCCGCCGTTAGCCCTATACCTTCTGCCAGCACTGTTGCTGCACCGAGTCAAGCTAGTTCAGCTGTACCTCCTGGCATACCTTCTGCTTCTATAGGTTTGGGGCAGCCGCAGAGCATAGCACAAGCGTCGGCTGTACAGAATGGGAGTTTGGCTCAAAGTGTTAGTCAGCCTCCATTGATATCAACGAGTATAGGTATGCCAGTAGCACAGAGTATGCCACAGCAGATGCCACTAAGCTCTACCCAGTTCCCTGCACAATCAGTAGCTCCGTCAATTGTAAGCCAAATTGAAGATGGCAGACGTCCTACAGAACCTTCCTTAGTCGGTTTACCTCAAGCTGCCGGTGGTGACAGCGGTGTTGGAGCATCAGCTGTTTCAGACAGCAGTGGTAGCAGCATGCCATCCTCTGCTTCCCTGTTTCCGCTGAAGGTACTGCCATTGACAACACATCTTGTTGATGGTGAGGATGAGAG
- the TSC22D1 gene encoding TSC22 domain family protein 1 isoform X4, which translates to MAHPAMFPRRGSSSSSGSSCVTAPTAPGTGVGSAALAAEDYQPPLLVQPLPPSPAASSSAGPQPTPPPPQSLNLLSQSQLQPQPLAQTGAQMKKKSGFQITSVTPAQISASMSSNNSIAEDTESYDDLDESHTEDLSSSEILDVSLSRATDLGEPERSSSEETLNNFQEAETPGAVSPNQPHLPQQHPPLPHHPQQSVVINGNVHPHHVHHHHHLHHHHHGHHHPSHPGVGSTPLSGGPPPSPSFRKLSTTGSSDNVISTAPVSAASSTGSPASVMSNIRTTSTPGNLGVSPATGTSPLSNLGGGSSSVASSMLGTINLSNIPSTGNVNALSGTSSNVSVNILSGVGNGTSASSNVVNNVTNPAAGMAVGSSQQQPAAGTSRFRVVKLDSSSEPFKKGRWTCTEFYDKENTVAVTEGVAVNKAVETIKQNPLEVTSERESTSGSSVSSNVSTLSHYTESVGSGEMGAPTVVQQQAFQGVGPQQMDFSSAAPPAIPASSIPQSVSQSQLAQVQLHSQEVSYPQQKQGVPPPAQASLTTVTGVQPAPVNILGVSPSLGHQQPAIQSMAQQQLPYSQPTQPGQPLPVVQQQQLQYGQQQQQQTVPTQMTAGHVKPVNQNSVTGAMPDYIQHQQILQTPAPAMQPSSAGVGAGTPVPVAQAPSMQPSVQAHPAAAPAQPVAHAPASIPGVGTSGQMLGVGQQGGVATVVQPPSAANQIPPPVMPSAAAPPSSQVVQPVQTGIMQQGLQASASGLPQQMVIAQQNTLLPVQPQAQAVESVVQGMTSQQLPAVSPIPSASTVAAPSQASSAVPPGIPSASIGLGQPQSIAQASAVQNGSLAQSVSQPPLISTSIGMPVAQSMPQQMPLSSTQFPAQSVAPSIVSQIEDGRRPTEPSLVGLPQAAGGDSGVGASAVSDSSGSSMPSSASLFPLKVLPLTTHLVDGEDERWSSTGFTHNCLNFSLAIQQHHTDAEKRGSLFTVS; encoded by the coding sequence ATGGCGCACCCGGCAATGTTTCCTAGAAGgggcagcagcagtagcagcggcagcagctgcgTTACTGCTCCCACTGCGCCAGGTACCGGTGTTGGGAGCGCTGCCCTCGCCGCCGAGGATTATCAGCCGCCTTTGCTGGTCCAGCCGCtgcctccgtcccctgcagcaTCTTCATCGGCGGGTCCACAGCCGACACCCCCTCCTCCACAAAGCCTGAACCTCCTCTCGCAATCTcagctccagccgcagcctcTTGCACAGACTGGagctcaaatgaaaaagaaaagtggcTTCCAAATTACCAGTGTGACCCCTGCTCAAATATCAGCCAGTATGAGTTCTAATAACAGCATAGCTGAAGATACGGAAAGCTACGATGACCTGGATGAGTCCCACACTGAAGACCTGTCGTCTTCAGAAATCCTGGATGTTTCTTTATCCAGGGCCACTGACTTGGGAGAACCGGAGCGGAGCTCCTCTGAAGAGACTTTAAATAACTTCCAGGAGGCAGAGACTCCTGGGGCTGTTTCTCCAAACCAGCCTCATCTTCCTCAGCAGCACCCTCCTCTGCCACATCACCCACAGCAGAGCGTTGTGATCAATGGAAACGTTCACCCCCATCACGTTCACCATCACCACCATCTTCACCACCACCATCACGGACACCATCATCCATCGCATCCTGGGGTGGGCAGTACACCACTTTCTGGAGGACCACCACCTAGTCCATCATTTAGAAAACTCTCAACAACTGGAAGCTCTGACAATGTTATATCAACTGCACCAGTTTCTGCTGCATCATCCACTGGTTCCCCTGCATCTGTCATGTCTAATATCCGCACTACAAGTACTCCTGGCAATTTAGGTGTAAGTCCTGCTACCGGAACTAGTCCCTTAAGTAATTTGGGTGGTGGTAGTTCTAGTGTGGCAAGCAGCATGCTTGGTACTATAAATTTAAGTAACATCCCAAGTACTGGTAACGTAAATGCTTTGTCTGGAACTAGCAGCAATGTTAGTGTGAATATCTTGAGTGGTGTTGGCAATGGTACGAGTGCTTCCTCTAATGTCGTTAACAATGTTACTAATCCAGCTGCAGGAATGGCAGTGGGATCAAGCCAGCAGCAGCCCGCAGCTGGCACATCGAGGTTTAGAGTTGTAAAATTAGATTCTAGTTCTGAACCTTTCAAAAAAGGTAGATGGACATGCACTGAATTCTATGATAAAGAAAACACTGTTGCAGTTACAGAAGGAGTAGCAGTAAACAAAGCAGTAGAGACGATAAAACAAAACCCGCTTGAAGTGACTTCTGAAAGGGAGAGCACCAGTGGGAGTTCTGTTAGCAGCAATGTAAGCACACTGAGTCACTATACAGAAAGTGTGGGAAGTGGAGAAATGGGAGCACCTACTGTGGTACAGCAGCAAGCATTTCAAGGTGTGGGTCCGCAGCAGATGGATTTTAGCAGTGCTGCTCCTCCGGCAATTCCAGCATCTAGTATACCACAGAGTGTTTCTCAATCGCAGCTTGCACAAGTACAGCTGCATTCTCAAGAAGTCAGCTATCCACAGCAGAAGCAAGGGGTCCCACCTCCTGCACAGGCCAGTCTAACCACTGTTACTGGGGTTCAGCCAGCCCCAGTTAATATACTAGGTGTATCCCCGTCTCTGGGCCACCAACAACCTGCCATTCAAAGTATGGCTCAACAGCAGCTCCCGTATTCTCAGCCAACGCAGCCTGGGCAACCTTTGCCAGTTGTACAACAGCAGCAGTTGCAGTAtggacaacagcagcagcaacaaacagTTCCTACCCAGATGACCGCAGGTCACGTGAAACCAGTAAACCAAAACTCTGTTACGGGGGCTATGCCAGACTACATTCAGCATCAGCAGATCCTTCAGACTCCAGCGCCTGCCATGCAGCCCAGTTCTGCAGGAGTGGGAGCAGGCACACCGGTTCCTGTTGCTCAGGCACCGAGCATGCAGCCTTCCGTACAAGcacatcctgctgctgctccagctcagcCTGTTGCACATGCTCCGGCATCAATACCTGGCGTAGGTACCAGTGGCCAAATGCTCGGTGTTGGGCAGCAAGGAGGTGTAGCCACTGTGGTGCAACCACCATCTGCTGCAAACCAAATTCCACCCCCAGTTATGCcgtcagcagctgctcctccatctTCACAAGTAGTGCAGCCTGTGCAGACAGGCATAATGCAACAGGGATTACAGGCTAGTGCTTCAGGCCTTCCTCAGCAAATGGTCATTGCTCAACAAAACACTTTGTTACCTGTACAGCCACAGGCCCAAGCAGTGGAGTCTGTAGTCCAAGGAATGACCAGCCAGCAGCTGCCCGCCGTTAGCCCTATACCTTCTGCCAGCACTGTTGCTGCACCGAGTCAAGCTAGTTCAGCTGTACCTCCTGGCATACCTTCTGCTTCTATAGGTTTGGGGCAGCCGCAGAGCATAGCACAAGCGTCGGCTGTACAGAATGGGAGTTTGGCTCAAAGTGTTAGTCAGCCTCCATTGATATCAACGAGTATAGGTATGCCAGTAGCACAGAGTATGCCACAGCAGATGCCACTAAGCTCTACCCAGTTCCCTGCACAATCAGTAGCTCCGTCAATTGTAAGCCAAATTGAAGATGGCAGACGTCCTACAGAACCTTCCTTAGTCGGTTTACCTCAAGCTGCCGGTGGTGACAGCGGTGTTGGAGCATCAGCTGTTTCAGACAGCAGTGGTAGCAGCATGCCATCCTCTGCTTCCCTGTTTCCGCTGAAGGTACTGCCATTGACAACACATCTTGTTGATGGTGAGGATGAGAG
- the TSC22D1 gene encoding TSC22 domain family protein 1 isoform X3, with protein sequence MAHPAMFPRRGSSSSSGSSCVTAPTAPGTGVGSAALAAEDYQPPLLVQPLPPSPAASSSAGPQPTPPPPQSLNLLSQSQLQPQPLAQTGAQMKKKSGFQITSVTPAQISASMSSNNSIAEDTESYDDLDESHTEDLSSSEILDVSLSRATDLGEPERSSSEETLNNFQEAETPGAVSPNQPHLPQQHPPLPHHPQQSVVINGNVHPHHVHHHHHLHHHHHGHHHPSHPGVGSTPLSGGPPPSPSFRKLSTTGSSDNVISTAPVSAASSTGSPASVMSNIRTTSTPGNLGVSPATGTSPLSNLGGGSSSVASSMLGTINLSNIPSTGNVNALSGTSSNVSVNILSGVGNGTSASSNVVNNVTNPAAGMAVGSSQQQPAAGTSRFRVVKLDSSSEPFKKGRWTCTEFYDKENTVAVTEGVAVNKAVETIKQNPLEVTSERESTSGSSVSSNVSTLSHYTESVGSGEMGAPTVVQQQAFQGVGPQQMDFSSAAPPAIPASSIPQSVSQSQLAQVQLHSQEVSYPQQKQGVPPPAQASLTTVTGVQPAPVNILGVSPSLGHQQPAIQSMAQQQLPYSQPTQPGQPLPVVQQQQLQYGQQQQQQTVPTQMTAGHVKPVNQNSVTGAMPDYIQHQQILQTPAPAMQPSSAGVGAGTPVPVAQAPSMQPSVQAHPAAAPAQPVAHAPASIPGVGTSGQMLGVGQQGGVATVVQPPSAANQIPPPVMPSAAAPPSSQVVQPVQTGIMQQGLQASASGLPQQMVIAQQNTLLPVQPQAQAVESVVQGMTSQQLPAVSPIPSASTVAAPSQASSAVPPGIPSASIGLGQPQSIAQASAVQNGSLAQSVSQPPLISTSIGMPVAQSMPQQMPLSSTQFPAQSVAPSIVSQIEDGRRPTEPSLVGLPQAAGGDSGVGASAVSDSSGSSMPSSASLFPLKVLPLTTHLVDGEDESWSVLRKRQQFCLYVDEQCETQPLKIRSKSLTIGQN encoded by the coding sequence ATGGCGCACCCGGCAATGTTTCCTAGAAGgggcagcagcagtagcagcggcagcagctgcgTTACTGCTCCCACTGCGCCAGGTACCGGTGTTGGGAGCGCTGCCCTCGCCGCCGAGGATTATCAGCCGCCTTTGCTGGTCCAGCCGCtgcctccgtcccctgcagcaTCTTCATCGGCGGGTCCACAGCCGACACCCCCTCCTCCACAAAGCCTGAACCTCCTCTCGCAATCTcagctccagccgcagcctcTTGCACAGACTGGagctcaaatgaaaaagaaaagtggcTTCCAAATTACCAGTGTGACCCCTGCTCAAATATCAGCCAGTATGAGTTCTAATAACAGCATAGCTGAAGATACGGAAAGCTACGATGACCTGGATGAGTCCCACACTGAAGACCTGTCGTCTTCAGAAATCCTGGATGTTTCTTTATCCAGGGCCACTGACTTGGGAGAACCGGAGCGGAGCTCCTCTGAAGAGACTTTAAATAACTTCCAGGAGGCAGAGACTCCTGGGGCTGTTTCTCCAAACCAGCCTCATCTTCCTCAGCAGCACCCTCCTCTGCCACATCACCCACAGCAGAGCGTTGTGATCAATGGAAACGTTCACCCCCATCACGTTCACCATCACCACCATCTTCACCACCACCATCACGGACACCATCATCCATCGCATCCTGGGGTGGGCAGTACACCACTTTCTGGAGGACCACCACCTAGTCCATCATTTAGAAAACTCTCAACAACTGGAAGCTCTGACAATGTTATATCAACTGCACCAGTTTCTGCTGCATCATCCACTGGTTCCCCTGCATCTGTCATGTCTAATATCCGCACTACAAGTACTCCTGGCAATTTAGGTGTAAGTCCTGCTACCGGAACTAGTCCCTTAAGTAATTTGGGTGGTGGTAGTTCTAGTGTGGCAAGCAGCATGCTTGGTACTATAAATTTAAGTAACATCCCAAGTACTGGTAACGTAAATGCTTTGTCTGGAACTAGCAGCAATGTTAGTGTGAATATCTTGAGTGGTGTTGGCAATGGTACGAGTGCTTCCTCTAATGTCGTTAACAATGTTACTAATCCAGCTGCAGGAATGGCAGTGGGATCAAGCCAGCAGCAGCCCGCAGCTGGCACATCGAGGTTTAGAGTTGTAAAATTAGATTCTAGTTCTGAACCTTTCAAAAAAGGTAGATGGACATGCACTGAATTCTATGATAAAGAAAACACTGTTGCAGTTACAGAAGGAGTAGCAGTAAACAAAGCAGTAGAGACGATAAAACAAAACCCGCTTGAAGTGACTTCTGAAAGGGAGAGCACCAGTGGGAGTTCTGTTAGCAGCAATGTAAGCACACTGAGTCACTATACAGAAAGTGTGGGAAGTGGAGAAATGGGAGCACCTACTGTGGTACAGCAGCAAGCATTTCAAGGTGTGGGTCCGCAGCAGATGGATTTTAGCAGTGCTGCTCCTCCGGCAATTCCAGCATCTAGTATACCACAGAGTGTTTCTCAATCGCAGCTTGCACAAGTACAGCTGCATTCTCAAGAAGTCAGCTATCCACAGCAGAAGCAAGGGGTCCCACCTCCTGCACAGGCCAGTCTAACCACTGTTACTGGGGTTCAGCCAGCCCCAGTTAATATACTAGGTGTATCCCCGTCTCTGGGCCACCAACAACCTGCCATTCAAAGTATGGCTCAACAGCAGCTCCCGTATTCTCAGCCAACGCAGCCTGGGCAACCTTTGCCAGTTGTACAACAGCAGCAGTTGCAGTAtggacaacagcagcagcaacaaacagTTCCTACCCAGATGACCGCAGGTCACGTGAAACCAGTAAACCAAAACTCTGTTACGGGGGCTATGCCAGACTACATTCAGCATCAGCAGATCCTTCAGACTCCAGCGCCTGCCATGCAGCCCAGTTCTGCAGGAGTGGGAGCAGGCACACCGGTTCCTGTTGCTCAGGCACCGAGCATGCAGCCTTCCGTACAAGcacatcctgctgctgctccagctcagcCTGTTGCACATGCTCCGGCATCAATACCTGGCGTAGGTACCAGTGGCCAAATGCTCGGTGTTGGGCAGCAAGGAGGTGTAGCCACTGTGGTGCAACCACCATCTGCTGCAAACCAAATTCCACCCCCAGTTATGCcgtcagcagctgctcctccatctTCACAAGTAGTGCAGCCTGTGCAGACAGGCATAATGCAACAGGGATTACAGGCTAGTGCTTCAGGCCTTCCTCAGCAAATGGTCATTGCTCAACAAAACACTTTGTTACCTGTACAGCCACAGGCCCAAGCAGTGGAGTCTGTAGTCCAAGGAATGACCAGCCAGCAGCTGCCCGCCGTTAGCCCTATACCTTCTGCCAGCACTGTTGCTGCACCGAGTCAAGCTAGTTCAGCTGTACCTCCTGGCATACCTTCTGCTTCTATAGGTTTGGGGCAGCCGCAGAGCATAGCACAAGCGTCGGCTGTACAGAATGGGAGTTTGGCTCAAAGTGTTAGTCAGCCTCCATTGATATCAACGAGTATAGGTATGCCAGTAGCACAGAGTATGCCACAGCAGATGCCACTAAGCTCTACCCAGTTCCCTGCACAATCAGTAGCTCCGTCAATTGTAAGCCAAATTGAAGATGGCAGACGTCCTACAGAACCTTCCTTAGTCGGTTTACCTCAAGCTGCCGGTGGTGACAGCGGTGTTGGAGCATCAGCTGTTTCAGACAGCAGTGGTAGCAGCATGCCATCCTCTGCTTCCCTGTTTCCGCTGAAGGTACTGCCATTGACAACACATCTTGTTGATGGTGAGGATGAGAG